In Syngnathus scovelli strain Florida chromosome 11, RoL_Ssco_1.2, whole genome shotgun sequence, one DNA window encodes the following:
- the LOC125977638 gene encoding troponin T, cardiac muscle isoforms, whose product MDGEEEHEEDGKRKSKPGFVPGLVAPKIPEGEKVDFDDIHRKRMEKDQTELQTLIEDHFEKRKKEEEELLSLTDRIEKRRSERAEQMKIRAEREKERQNKVAEDKARKEEEEAKKKADDDARKKMILSNLSFTGYKTQTGPKRQTEREKKKKILNDRRKELNIDHLREDKLREKANELTEWLRQLEAEKFELQYKYMKQKYEVTVLRNRVTDHQKITKGRSKRGLRK is encoded by the exons ATGG ATGGCGAAGAGGAACATGAAGAAG ACGGCAAGAGGAAGTCAAA GCCTGGTTTTGTCCCCGGTTTGGTTGCCCCCAAAATTCCAGAAGGGGAAAAAGTGGACTTTGAC GACATTCACCGCAAGCGTATGGAGAAAGACCAGACGGAGCTCCAGACACTGATCGAGGATCACTTTGAGAAGCgcaagaaggaggaagaggaactcCTCAGCCTCACCGACCGCATT GAGAAACGCCGGTCCGAGAGAGCCGAGCAAATGAAGATCAGAgcggagagagaaaaagaacgaCAGAACAAAGTGGCT GAAGACAAAGCAaggaaggaggaagaagaggccaAGAAGAAAGCCGATGATGATGCCCGGAAGAAGATGATCCTGAGCAACCTGAGCTTCACTGGCTATAAA ACGCAGACAGGACCCAAGCGACAAACGGAgcgagagaagaagaagaagatcctCAACGATCGTCGCAAGGAGTTAAACATTGATCACTTGAGGGAGGACAAACTCAG GGAAAAGGCCAATGAATTGACGGAATGGTTGCGCCAGCTGGAGGCGGAGAAGTTTGAACTTCAGTACAAATACATGAAGCAGAAATATGAG GTGACCGTGCTGAGGAACCGCGTCACTGACCATCAGAAAAT TACAAAGGGCAGGAGCAAGCGAGGCCTGAGGAAGTAA
- the tnni1b gene encoding troponin I type 1b (skeletal, slow), with protein MLKSLMVAKAKEDLEQELVEKEKQKEKYLEEKAPPININSMSLEELQTLCEELHSKIDVVDEERYDIEAKVTHNTREIKDLNIKVLDLRGKFKRPNLRRVRVSADAILRSLLGSKHKVSLDLRANLKSVKKEDTEKEKTAEVGDWRKNVEAMSGMEGRKKMFDAQAPAQ; from the exons ATGCTGAAG AGCTTGATGGTGGCCAAGGCCAAAGAGGATCTAGAACAGGAACTGGTAGAGAAAGAGAAGCAGAAGGAAAAGTACCTGGAGGAAAAAGCACCTCCCATAAATATCAACTCCATGAGCTTGGAGGAACTACAG ACGCTTTGTGAAGAACTGCACTCCAAAATCGACGTGGTGGATGAGGAACGGTACGACATTGAGGCCAAAGTCACGCACAATACCCGAGAG ATCAAAGACCTGAACATCAAGGTTCTGGACCTGCGAGGAAAGTTCAAGCGACCCAACCTTCGGCGGGTGAGGGTGTCGGCCGACGCCATCCTCCGCTCGCTGCTGGGCTCCAAGCACAAAGTATCCTTGGATCTGCGAGCTAACCTCAAGTCAGTCAAGAAGGAAGACACGGAGAAG GAGAAGACGGCGGAAGTGGGCGACTGGCGAAAGAACGTAGAGGCCATGTCGGGTATGGAAGGACGCAAGAAGATGTTTGACGCCCAGGCTCCCGCCCAGTAG
- the csrp1b gene encoding cysteine and glycine-rich protein 1b, giving the protein MPFGGGNKCGCCQKTVYFAEEVQCEGKSWHKSCFLCMVCKKNLDSTTVAVHVDEIYCKSCYGKKYGPKGYGFGGGAGTLSMDTGEGLGIKPPVESPHNPTNNPNASKFAKKAAGSDVCPRCGKTVYAAEKVIGGGNSWHKGCFRCANCGKGLESTTVADRDGEIFCKGCYAKNFGPKGFGFGQGAGALAHSQ; this is encoded by the exons ATGCCTTTCGGAGGGGGGAACAAATGTGGCTGCTGCCAGAAGACGGTCTACTTTGCAGAGGAAGTGCAATGCGAAGGAAAGAGCTGGCATAAATCCTGCTTCCTGTGCA TGGTGTGCAAGAAGAATTTGGACAGCACAACAGTGGCTGTGCACGTGGACGAGATCTACTGCAAGTCGTGCTACGGCAAGAAGTATGGGCCGAAAGGCTACGGCTTTGGCGGGGGAGCGGGGACTCTCAGCATGGATACGGGAGAGGGTCTTGGAATTAAGCCCCCGGT AGAAAGTCCGCACAATCCTACCAATAACCCCAACGCCTCCAAGTTTGCCAAGAAAGCTGCAGGCTCTGATGTTTGCCCACGCTGTGGCAAAACGGTGTACGCGGCGGAGAAGGTTATTGGAGGGGGCAAC TCATGGCATAAAGGTTGCTTCCGCTGCGCTAACTGCGGCAAGGGACTGGAGTCCACCACTGTGGCGGACAGAGACGGCGAGATCTTCTGTAAAG GTTGCTACGCTAAGAACTTTGGACCAaagggttttggttttggtcaggGTGCTGGAGCTCTGGCTCATTCCCAGTGA